The sequence GGGAGTTGGGGAACTCGGCGCCCTCGACCGGGTCGGCCGGGGCCTCGTCGCGGGCCTCGACGCGCACCTCGCAGATGTCGCGCACGAAGTAGTTGGCCGGGGCCCCGGCCAGCCACAGCTGGTTGTTGCCGCCCACCGAGGCCGACAGGTCCTCGCCGTTGATCTCGTAGGAGATGACGCCGTGGTGGGCCACCACCCAGGACAGGGGCAGCGCCACCTCGCAGCCGTCGGAGGAGACGAACGTCAGGGCGTTGACGCCCGACAGGGCGCCGGCGCGGTCCAGCAGGTGGCTCACCGGGATGCCCTTGACGTCG is a genomic window of Coriobacteriia bacterium containing:
- a CDS encoding molybdopterin-dependent oxidoreductase, which encodes DVKGIPVSHLLDRAGALSGVNALTFVSSDGCEVALPLSWVVAHHGVISYEINGEDLSASVGGNNQLWLAGAPANYFVRDICEVRVEARDEAPADPVEGAEFPNSPNAGVTSAR